One Fibrobacter sp. UWB13 DNA window includes the following coding sequences:
- a CDS encoding SIMPL domain-containing protein: protein MSRVKEALLLAIGILGLGAFLYCAMIHTKDRDRVVSVRGLSEREVKADFVIWPIVYKEVGNDLSLIHDAVQTKNATLAKFLRDNGVDTAEISWSAPEIEDAQGERYGDNRRPFRYIATVVTTVASKNVDRVREIMGKQGDLLKQGIAFAGDDYRYRKIYSFNGLNEIKPTMIDEANKNARAAAEKFATDSESKLGKIKTATQGQFSISDRDENTPFIKNVRVVTNVQYFLED, encoded by the coding sequence ATGTCTAGAGTTAAAGAAGCTTTATTGTTGGCTATTGGTATTCTCGGGCTTGGCGCGTTCCTCTATTGCGCAATGATCCATACGAAAGATCGCGACCGTGTTGTGTCAGTCCGTGGGCTCTCGGAGCGCGAGGTCAAGGCGGATTTTGTGATTTGGCCGATTGTGTACAAAGAAGTCGGTAATGACCTTTCGTTGATTCATGATGCTGTGCAGACGAAGAATGCGACGCTTGCAAAGTTCTTGCGCGACAATGGTGTGGATACTGCTGAAATTAGTTGGTCTGCTCCAGAAATTGAAGATGCCCAAGGTGAACGTTATGGCGATAACCGCCGCCCGTTCCGCTACATTGCAACCGTGGTAACGACCGTTGCATCGAAGAATGTGGACCGCGTTCGTGAAATCATGGGCAAGCAAGGCGACCTTTTAAAACAAGGTATTGCTTTTGCTGGTGATGATTACCGCTACCGTAAAATTTACAGTTTCAATGGCTTGAACGAGATCAAGCCCACGATGATTGACGAAGCGAACAAGAATGCCCGTGCCGCTGCTGAAAAGTTTGCGACGGATTCCGAAAGCAAACTCGGTAAAATCAAGACGGCAACGCAGGGCCAGTTCTCCATTAGCGACCGCGATGAAAATACGCCGTTTATTAAGAACGTACGCGTCGTGACCAATGTCCAGTATTTCTTGGAGGACTAA
- the pgi gene encoding glucose-6-phosphate isomerase, with protein MSKLTDSKEWKALEAHAEVAKTWQMKELFAKDPTRADKFSAEACGLFLDYSKNIITDETMAKLQDLLKSANFEDMRAKYFAGEKINTTEKRAVLHTALRYKGNDPICVDGKDVMPEVRAVLKHMEDFTHLVRSGKWKGQSGKSIKYVVNIGIGGSDLGPVMVTEALKPYAEKPIAGEYSPEVYFVSNIDGTHMAETLKKVNIEETLFIVASKTFTTLETMTNAETAKAAVLKAFNGDKSAIAKHFVALSTNTEAVSEFGIDTANMFEFWNWVGGRYSLWSAIGLSIALRIGFENYMKLHQGAYEMDQHFKTAPADKNLPVILALIGVWYNNFFGASSYAMLPYDQYLHRLAAYFQQADMESNGKTVDRDSKRVNYQTGPILWGEPGTNGQHAFYQLIHQGTKMIPCDFIAPANSHNKIGDHHQKLLSNFFAQPEALMNGKTLAQAQEELRAAGKSEEEIAFLAPHKVFEGNKPTNSIMMDYVSPERLGALIAMYEHKIFTQGVIWNINSYDQWGVELGKQLAKKILPELAKADAELHHDSSTNGLIKWYKAHQA; from the coding sequence ATGTCTAAACTGACTGATTCTAAGGAATGGAAGGCCCTCGAGGCCCATGCCGAAGTCGCCAAGACTTGGCAGATGAAGGAACTCTTCGCGAAGGACCCGACTCGCGCCGACAAGTTCAGCGCTGAAGCCTGCGGACTCTTCCTCGACTACTCCAAGAACATCATCACCGACGAAACCATGGCAAAGCTCCAGGACCTCCTGAAGTCTGCCAACTTCGAAGACATGCGCGCCAAGTACTTTGCTGGCGAAAAGATTAACACCACCGAAAAGCGCGCCGTGCTCCACACAGCACTTCGCTACAAGGGCAACGATCCGATTTGCGTCGATGGCAAGGATGTCATGCCTGAAGTTCGCGCCGTGCTCAAGCACATGGAAGACTTCACTCACCTCGTCCGTAGCGGCAAGTGGAAAGGCCAGAGCGGCAAGTCCATCAAGTACGTTGTCAACATCGGTATCGGCGGTTCCGACCTCGGTCCGGTGATGGTCACCGAAGCCCTCAAGCCGTATGCAGAAAAGCCGATCGCTGGCGAATACTCTCCGGAAGTCTACTTTGTTTCTAACATCGACGGCACCCACATGGCCGAAACCCTCAAGAAGGTGAACATCGAAGAAACGCTCTTCATCGTTGCTTCCAAGACGTTCACGACTCTTGAAACCATGACGAACGCCGAAACCGCAAAGGCAGCCGTCCTCAAGGCATTCAACGGTGACAAGTCCGCTATCGCAAAGCACTTCGTCGCACTCTCCACCAACACCGAAGCTGTTTCTGAATTCGGCATCGACACTGCAAACATGTTCGAATTCTGGAACTGGGTTGGCGGCCGCTATTCTCTGTGGTCTGCAATCGGTCTCTCCATCGCTCTCCGCATCGGCTTCGAAAACTACATGAAGCTCCACCAGGGCGCATACGAAATGGATCAGCATTTCAAGACCGCTCCGGCCGACAAGAACCTCCCGGTCATCCTCGCCCTCATCGGCGTCTGGTACAACAACTTTTTCGGCGCATCCAGCTACGCCATGCTCCCGTACGACCAGTACCTCCACCGCCTCGCTGCCTACTTCCAGCAGGCAGACATGGAATCCAACGGTAAGACTGTTGATCGCGATTCCAAGCGCGTGAACTACCAGACGGGTCCGATCCTTTGGGGCGAACCGGGTACGAACGGCCAGCACGCCTTCTACCAGCTCATCCACCAGGGCACCAAGATGATTCCGTGCGACTTCATCGCCCCGGCAAACAGCCACAACAAGATTGGCGATCACCACCAGAAGTTGCTCTCCAACTTCTTCGCTCAGCCGGAAGCTTTGATGAACGGCAAGACTCTCGCCCAGGCTCAGGAAGAACTCCGCGCCGCCGGCAAGTCCGAAGAAGAAATCGCATTCCTCGCTCCACACAAGGTATTCGAAGGCAACAAGCCGACGAACTCCATCATGATGGACTACGTGAGCCCGGAACGCCTTGGCGCACTCATCGCCATGTACGAACACAAGATCTTCACGCAGGGCGTTATCTGGAACATCAACAGCTACGACCAGTGGGGTGTTGAACTTGGTAAGCAGCTCGCCAAGAAGATCCTCCCGGAACTTGCAAAGGCTGACGCCGAACTCCACCACGACAGCTCCACCAACGGACTGATCAAGTGGTATAAGGCTCACCAGGCTTAA
- a CDS encoding FISUMP domain-containing protein — MRKLALYLILVTVISEFAMAQEHAGFRKAINNGDIKTAISLKKAGIKDIYCPETMSPASAVKLYREELRNKPYEIISNCSEGFLDKIRPLSCANYNNIELCKYMLMTSPIEKWEPMLDQIIEKDVHKHPSVHLGIEIHEGYSRLYDKIDQDPLYPQKTALSQKLKVISLGNSPKSPECYADESCSAKKLTKAFVNNSEISNITALFFCSAHPDIDKKIEAENGFNILNCSEILDTYSKKCSSANANETYTLNEDPRIFKCENKDNIWSWQPNGIKIGNTIWATQDVKIKGSGALIDPIANWYRNLTETAKTEGRNSALRKYPIPCSKIDRDPLRKSLCTNNANPFSKEIFDFFHYLGFAHSFEQAQNICPDGWTLPTEEQFNELAQTTQSASTLNSKWKFNLRKFSFNQKHKSFQNMVYYWLANGNIGRIDDYDKYHLEKGIDFETYKRYDNALNNAAANISNEENEIKKLEKIIEDEKEKLKETRFTTNNTILKAENDIRERKRNIEYTNKVIKDIQRKIKDNNDEIKYMYYNVRCVQGAKPAPAPAPVQTQSAPTPAQEARTATTNNAAVTTASAPTTATPVSTAPTKVVATEPAASTSATAQATVATEVTVPASTATVEPEQKQEQATEAAESAYNIGDLFKKVKWQQVVSVSAALAGGGLAYYFNKKAKDATANPPANAAEYQKGYDDAGKNQTYRNISIGLAAAGLVAFGITFIF, encoded by the coding sequence ATGAGAAAATTAGCTTTGTATTTAATTCTTGTAACGGTCATCAGCGAGTTTGCGATGGCTCAAGAGCATGCTGGTTTTAGAAAAGCAATCAACAACGGCGACATCAAAACAGCCATAAGCCTCAAAAAAGCTGGAATCAAAGACATTTACTGTCCAGAGACAATGTCGCCTGCCTCAGCAGTCAAATTATACAGAGAGGAACTGAGAAATAAACCTTACGAAATCATAAGCAATTGTTCAGAAGGATTTCTTGATAAAATCCGTCCTCTATCTTGTGCAAATTACAATAATATTGAATTATGCAAGTATATGCTAATGACAAGTCCTATTGAAAAATGGGAGCCTATGCTTGACCAAATAATTGAAAAAGATGTACACAAACACCCCTCTGTCCACCTCGGAATAGAAATTCACGAAGGTTATTCTAGGCTATACGATAAAATTGATCAAGACCCTTTATATCCACAAAAAACAGCTCTAAGTCAAAAACTAAAGGTAATATCTTTAGGTAACTCGCCAAAATCTCCTGAATGCTACGCTGATGAAAGTTGCTCCGCCAAAAAACTAACAAAAGCTTTTGTCAACAATTCTGAAATTTCCAATATAACAGCATTATTTTTCTGTTCAGCCCACCCCGACATTGATAAAAAAATAGAAGCTGAAAATGGTTTTAACATTCTCAATTGTTCAGAAATTTTGGACACATATTCAAAAAAATGCTCTTCCGCTAACGCCAATGAAACATACACATTAAACGAAGATCCAAGAATTTTTAAATGTGAAAACAAGGACAACATTTGGTCTTGGCAACCCAACGGCATCAAAATCGGGAATACAATCTGGGCAACACAAGATGTAAAAATAAAAGGATCAGGAGCATTAATTGATCCCATTGCCAACTGGTACCGAAATCTAACAGAAACCGCTAAAACCGAAGGAAGAAACAGCGCATTACGAAAGTATCCTATTCCTTGCAGCAAGATAGACAGAGACCCTCTCAGAAAGTCTCTTTGTACCAATAATGCAAATCCATTTTCAAAAGAAATATTTGATTTCTTTCATTATCTCGGATTTGCACACTCTTTTGAACAAGCACAAAACATTTGCCCAGATGGTTGGACGCTCCCCACAGAAGAACAATTTAATGAATTGGCACAAACAACACAATCCGCTTCAACGTTAAATTCAAAATGGAAATTCAATTTACGAAAGTTCAGCTTTAATCAAAAGCACAAATCCTTCCAAAATATGGTTTATTATTGGTTAGCCAATGGAAATATCGGTCGTATAGACGACTACGACAAATATCATCTTGAAAAAGGAATAGATTTTGAAACATACAAGCGTTATGACAACGCCCTAAACAATGCCGCGGCAAACATATCCAATGAAGAAAACGAAATCAAAAAGCTCGAAAAAATCATTGAAGACGAAAAAGAGAAACTTAAAGAGACTAGATTCACAACAAACAACACAATTTTAAAAGCAGAAAACGACATAAGAGAAAGAAAACGCAATATCGAATACACAAACAAAGTAATTAAAGATATTCAAAGAAAAATAAAAGACAACAACGATGAAATAAAATACATGTATTACAACGTTCGTTGCGTACAAGGAGCAAAACCTGCACCAGCCCCCGCTCCCGTCCAAACCCAGTCTGCACCCACACCCGCTCAAGAAGCCCGCACCGCAACAACAAACAATGCTGCAGTCACCACAGCAAGCGCACCCACAACAGCAACGCCAGTATCCACAGCTCCGACAAAAGTTGTTGCTACAGAGCCCGCAGCTTCCACATCTGCCACAGCACAAGCTACAGTAGCAACTGAAGTAACTGTTCCAGCATCCACGGCAACTGTCGAGCCAGAACAAAAGCAGGAGCAAGCAACCGAAGCAGCGGAATCCGCATACAACATTGGAGACCTGTTCAAAAAAGTCAAATGGCAACAAGTCGTCAGTGTAAGCGCAGCTCTCGCCGGAGGCGGACTCGCCTACTACTTCAACAAAAAGGCAAAAGACGCAACAGCCAACCCGCCAGCCAACGCTGCCGAATACCAAAAAGGATACGACGATGCGGGCAAAAACCAAACATACAGAAACATTTCCATCGGGCTAGCCGCCGCAGGTCTAGTCGCATTCGGAATCACATTCATTTTCTAG
- a CDS encoding fibrobacter succinogenes major paralogous domain-containing protein: protein MKYLFAISAILLCACTDYQSDWENKWGSAFTAPTADVPNTPTPILICYEGSTTALTNNNCTTNFVCSGNNWVQVGNPVCQNANTTPTPIVIPVVTLGTMTDSRDKQQYVTTTIGKQIWMAENLNYTDQSTLMMKNSWCYDNAEKNCAQFGNHKYGRLYAWDAANKACPKGWHLPTKQEFDLLLKSVGGEAIAGNMLKTQSNGWPAGGEGINAYGFSVLPAGYRYNQGGFYYVNQIANFWTSTEDASGGAYRVSIDTQTNARPGTDLKGYGFSVRCLKN from the coding sequence ATGAAATACTTATTTGCAATCTCAGCAATTTTACTTTGCGCCTGCACTGACTATCAATCCGACTGGGAAAATAAATGGGGTAGCGCTTTTACTGCCCCAACCGCCGACGTTCCTAACACCCCGACCCCTATATTAATTTGCTATGAAGGCTCCACAACGGCTCTCACAAACAACAACTGCACAACAAACTTCGTTTGTTCCGGCAACAACTGGGTACAAGTCGGCAATCCTGTATGCCAAAATGCAAACACGACTCCGACGCCCATAGTCATCCCCGTTGTAACCTTGGGTACCATGACAGATTCCCGAGACAAGCAACAATACGTCACAACAACCATCGGCAAACAAATATGGATGGCTGAAAACCTCAATTACACAGATCAAAGCACCCTAATGATGAAAAACAGCTGGTGTTACGACAACGCCGAAAAGAATTGTGCCCAATTCGGCAACCACAAGTATGGTCGCCTTTATGCGTGGGATGCAGCGAACAAGGCATGTCCTAAAGGCTGGCACCTTCCCACAAAACAGGAGTTCGACCTGTTGCTTAAATCTGTGGGCGGTGAAGCCATAGCCGGCAACATGCTCAAAACACAAAGTAACGGGTGGCCCGCAGGCGGCGAAGGCATAAACGCTTACGGTTTTTCCGTACTCCCTGCAGGCTACCGATACAACCAAGGCGGTTTTTACTATGTCAACCAAATCGCCAATTTCTGGACCAGCACCGAAGACGCAAGCGGAGGAGCATACCGCGTTTCAATCGATACGCAAACTAACGCCCGCCCCGGTACAGACTTGAAAGGTTACGGATTCTCCGTCCGCTGCCTGAAAAACTAA
- a CDS encoding GGDEF domain-containing phosphodiesterase, with amino-acid sequence MINFLDYANHVFFFPSLLASGFLLFTLVALGEKQNLKKVLFWGAVFSLTPYMIYSDWIYHGMMHLLTCMMGEVPLLLDVIVDYMSRVILIPVAIFVFGKVLSIHWSPSLFMLSASVGVGYLGMVVGKTQVGAALVNLVAIFIWWKLLWNELLFVRNTQIFARFGFLGFVTLFSMLVNLAMYVCVRMIEVTPEFLNYLVFVSWFFWLTLTIAVKLIFRTVRLTQQAEIARNHDKLTGLPNELLFSNYVQDLLFRNRKKRYAFVVFDLDNFKAFNERLGFEEGDNALKFMADTFRSLFGERYVTHVSCDTFRVICDAAEVESKIKEAHDKIRSSSTQGVLEIKAGVYVQRVENENVERCFMRARLAEATTKGVYDEYFAVYADEMGARERLKMYLIAHIDEAVKNEYIKVYYQPVVDINTNKLCGFEALARWDDPEHGFLPPLDFVGILEDAHLIQKLDLFVLKKICEKYREETNLGHKCVPISFNLSRLDFKLSDIYKELTRLTKEYNVPHEMIHVEITESVLDGDEDGYIHEQVARFQKDGYEVWMDDFGSGFSSLNVLKDYDFDFLKIDMMFLRNFTEKSKVIIRAIVEMAKLLHIGTLSEGVETKEHSDFLKSVGCDRVQGYYFSKPLPYDEVMAVLKEKGVGI; translated from the coding sequence ATGATAAATTTTCTGGATTACGCAAATCATGTCTTCTTTTTTCCGTCGCTGTTGGCGAGCGGTTTTTTGCTTTTTACGTTGGTGGCGCTTGGTGAAAAACAGAACCTGAAGAAAGTGCTTTTTTGGGGTGCTGTTTTTTCGCTGACCCCCTACATGATTTATTCGGACTGGATTTATCACGGGATGATGCATTTGCTTACGTGCATGATGGGCGAGGTTCCGTTATTGCTCGACGTGATAGTGGACTACATGAGCCGCGTCATTCTGATTCCTGTGGCGATTTTTGTTTTTGGGAAGGTGCTTTCGATTCACTGGTCGCCATCGCTGTTCATGCTTTCTGCGTCTGTCGGTGTGGGTTACCTCGGCATGGTGGTTGGCAAGACGCAGGTTGGCGCAGCCCTGGTAAACTTGGTTGCAATTTTCATTTGGTGGAAACTCCTTTGGAACGAGCTTTTATTTGTCCGTAACACGCAAATCTTTGCGCGCTTTGGGTTCTTGGGTTTTGTCACGTTATTTAGTATGCTAGTGAACCTCGCCATGTATGTGTGCGTGCGCATGATCGAGGTAACTCCTGAATTTTTGAATTACCTTGTCTTTGTATCGTGGTTCTTCTGGCTTACGCTTACGATTGCGGTGAAGCTTATTTTCAGGACGGTGCGCTTGACGCAGCAGGCGGAGATTGCGCGTAACCATGACAAGTTGACTGGACTCCCGAATGAACTTTTGTTTTCGAACTACGTGCAGGATTTGCTCTTTAGAAATCGCAAGAAACGTTATGCGTTTGTCGTTTTTGATTTGGACAACTTCAAGGCGTTTAACGAAAGGCTTGGTTTTGAAGAGGGCGATAATGCGTTGAAGTTCATGGCGGATACGTTTAGGTCGCTGTTCGGGGAGCGCTATGTGACGCATGTGTCGTGCGATACGTTCCGCGTGATATGTGATGCTGCCGAGGTGGAATCCAAGATCAAAGAAGCTCATGATAAAATTCGTAGCTCCTCGACTCAGGGCGTGCTCGAAATCAAGGCGGGTGTGTATGTGCAACGCGTTGAAAATGAAAATGTTGAACGTTGTTTTATGCGTGCGCGCCTTGCAGAGGCGACAACCAAGGGCGTTTACGATGAATATTTCGCAGTTTATGCCGATGAGATGGGCGCTCGCGAACGCCTGAAAATGTACCTGATTGCGCACATTGACGAGGCTGTGAAAAACGAATACATCAAGGTGTATTATCAGCCTGTCGTGGATATCAATACGAATAAGCTTTGTGGCTTTGAGGCGCTTGCCCGTTGGGATGACCCGGAACACGGATTTTTGCCGCCGTTAGATTTTGTCGGCATTCTCGAAGATGCGCATTTGATCCAGAAACTGGACTTGTTCGTGCTCAAGAAAATTTGCGAAAAGTATCGTGAGGAAACGAATCTTGGACACAAGTGCGTCCCGATTTCGTTTAACCTCTCGCGCTTGGACTTTAAGCTGAGTGATATTTACAAGGAACTCACGCGATTGACCAAGGAATATAATGTGCCGCATGAGATGATTCACGTTGAAATTACGGAATCGGTGCTTGATGGCGATGAGGACGGCTATATCCACGAACAGGTAGCGCGTTTCCAGAAGGATGGTTATGAGGTCTGGATGGATGACTTTGGCTCGGGCTTCTCGTCGTTGAACGTGCTGAAAGACTATGACTTTGACTTTTTGAAAATCGACATGATGTTCTTGCGAAACTTCACGGAAAAGTCCAAGGTGATTATCCGCGCCATTGTGGAAATGGCCAAGCTATTGCATATTGGAACGCTTTCGGAAGGCGTGGAAACGAAGGAACATTCGGACTTCTTGAAGTCGGTTGGATGCGACCGCGTGCAGGGTTATTATTTCTCGAAGCCGCTCCCGTATGATGAGGTGATGGCGGTGCTTAAAGAGAAAGGCGTGGGGATTTAG
- a CDS encoding histidine phosphatase family protein — protein MKSKLLLTTSIFAIFTLNGCLDEVTETSAPDLSELACKTEPLDDDSGLKIICGGDSVGVVLNGKDGKDGTDGKDGEKGKDGKSGTDGKNGKDGTNGKDGTSCYVTENEEINGYDVFCGDEKIGSIVNGKDGADGKDGKDGKDGDKGDNGDDGKDGKDGTSCIVKENTEINGYDVICAGEKIGELRNGKDGKDGNDGKDGAAVGSCTVVVNDDIDGYDVVCGGEKVGELRNGAKGADGKNGENGKDGNDGSSCTVVVNDDIDGYDVICSNEKVGELRNGAKGADGKNGENGKDGNDGSSCTVVVNDDINGYDVICGDEKVGELRNGAKGADGKNGENGKDGNDGSSCTVVVNDDINGYDVICGDEKVGELRNGAKGADGKNGENGKDGNDGSSCTVVVNDDINGYDVICGDEKVGELRNGAKGADGKNGENGKDGNDGSSCTVVVNDGINGYDVICGDEKVGELRNGAKGADGKNGENGKDGNDGSSCTVVVNDDINGYDVICGNEKVGELHNGKDGEDAKPIETLSNACNTLRSTTDKFSSMYDVFYCLRSNEKVAFILRHAARDRNNYGTSGSLNDIGKEQSAQVGKKLKELNIGDFFYMHTNVVRTVETAMIISNNKGQTTGSENEWKDNIADDYHIENMDLLESWYIKDESKKNACQGKNSWGWSIYSKAAYEEYDKENNDDSKNKDACEAALYNIKNRTQEFINTYFTYDKMHKMTIAISHDQFLVPFVIAISNKQIHDENNYTLQFHKHENDFNYWINYLTGIAIITGPDEETTVIPVMALDDGFLRTY, from the coding sequence ATGAAATCCAAATTACTCTTAACAACGTCAATTTTCGCAATCTTCACACTCAACGGCTGTCTCGACGAAGTGACCGAAACGAGCGCTCCGGACTTGTCCGAACTCGCCTGCAAAACGGAACCCCTAGACGATGACAGCGGACTCAAGATTATTTGCGGAGGCGATTCCGTGGGTGTCGTTTTGAACGGCAAAGACGGTAAAGATGGTACCGATGGTAAAGACGGTGAAAAAGGTAAGGATGGAAAATCTGGTACCGACGGTAAAAATGGCAAGGATGGAACAAACGGAAAAGATGGAACTTCCTGCTACGTCACTGAAAACGAAGAAATAAATGGCTACGATGTGTTCTGTGGTGACGAAAAGATCGGCTCCATCGTAAACGGCAAGGACGGTGCCGATGGAAAAGACGGTAAAGACGGTAAGGATGGCGATAAAGGCGACAACGGTGATGACGGCAAAGATGGTAAGGATGGAACGTCCTGCATTGTTAAAGAAAACACAGAAATAAACGGCTACGACGTTATTTGCGCTGGCGAGAAAATCGGCGAATTGCGCAACGGCAAAGACGGTAAGGATGGTAACGACGGTAAAGACGGCGCGGCTGTAGGTTCTTGCACCGTCGTCGTGAACGATGACATCGATGGCTACGATGTCGTATGCGGCGGCGAAAAGGTCGGCGAACTTCGCAATGGCGCCAAAGGTGCTGACGGTAAGAACGGTGAAAACGGTAAAGACGGTAACGATGGTTCCTCCTGCACCGTCGTCGTGAACGATGACATCGATGGCTACGATGTCATCTGCAGCAACGAAAAGGTCGGCGAACTCCGCAACGGCGCCAAAGGTGCTGACGGTAAGAACGGTGAAAATGGTAAAGACGGTAACGATGGTTCCTCCTGCACGGTCGTAGTAAATGACGACATCAACGGTTACGATGTCATCTGCGGAGATGAAAAGGTCGGCGAACTCCGAAACGGCGCCAAAGGCGCTGACGGAAAGAACGGTGAAAATGGTAAAGACGGTAACGATGGTTCCTCCTGCACAGTCGTAGTAAACGACGATATCAATGGTTACGATGTTATCTGCGGAGATGAAAAGGTCGGCGAACTCCGAAACGGCGCCAAAGGCGCTGACGGAAAGAACGGTGAAAACGGTAAGGATGGTAACGACGGTTCCTCCTGCACGGTCGTAGTAAATGACGACATCAACGGTTACGATGTCATCTGCGGAGATGAAAAGGTCGGCGAACTCCGAAACGGCGCCAAAGGCGCTGACGGAAAGAACGGTGAAAACGGTAAGGATGGTAACGACGGTTCTTCTTGCACGGTCGTAGTAAATGACGGCATCAACGGTTACGATGTCATCTGCGGAGATGAAAAGGTCGGCGAGCTCCGCAATGGCGCCAAAGGTGCTGATGGCAAGAACGGTGAAAACGGTAAAGATGGCAACGACGGTTCATCTTGCACAGTCGTAGTAAACGACGATATCAATGGTTACGATGTTATCTGCGGCAACGAAAAAGTTGGTGAACTCCACAACGGCAAGGACGGCGAAGACGCAAAACCTATCGAAACTTTGAGCAACGCTTGCAATACTCTGCGCTCCACAACAGACAAGTTCTCTTCAATGTACGACGTTTTCTATTGCCTCCGCTCCAACGAAAAAGTTGCATTCATTCTCCGCCACGCCGCCCGCGATAGAAATAACTATGGTACAAGCGGCAGCCTCAATGACATCGGCAAAGAACAATCTGCACAAGTCGGCAAAAAGCTCAAAGAACTCAACATCGGCGATTTCTTCTACATGCACACAAACGTAGTTCGCACCGTAGAAACAGCAATGATCATTTCTAACAACAAAGGTCAAACAACCGGCAGCGAAAACGAATGGAAAGACAACATAGCCGATGACTACCACATAGAGAACATGGACCTTCTTGAATCTTGGTACATAAAAGACGAAAGCAAAAAAAACGCCTGCCAAGGCAAAAATAGCTGGGGATGGAGCATCTATTCAAAAGCAGCCTATGAAGAATACGACAAAGAAAATAACGACGACAGCAAAAACAAAGACGCATGCGAAGCCGCCTTATACAACATCAAAAACAGAACTCAGGAATTCATCAACACATACTTCACATACGATAAAATGCACAAAATGACCATTGCCATCTCGCACGACCAATTCCTCGTGCCTTTCGTCATCGCCATCAGCAATAAACAAATTCACGACGAAAACAACTACACGCTACAATTCCACAAGCACGAAAACGACTTCAACTATTGGATAAACTACCTAACGGGCATCGCCATCATCACTGGTCCTGATGAAGAAACCACAGTCATCCCAGTCATGGCATTAGACGACGGATTCCTGCGCACCTACTAA
- a CDS encoding MoxR family ATPase codes for MDIQELSEKVKQQSSFCMNLLREVEDTVIGQKAMVESILTGILADGHVLLEGLPGLAKTTAVKAFADAVSLDFKRIQFTPDLLPADLLGTTIYNAREAKFETRKGPLFTNLVLADEINRAPSKVQSALLEAMQERHITIGDETFKLDEPFLVLATQNPIEQEGTYPLPEAQVDRFLLKVKVSYPNKADEMKILDAVSGAGLRQPNAVATKEDILKARELVKQVYVDERVREYIVNLVLATRDPGSFKRSDLVGFVEVGASPRASIGLAQASKAHAFIQGRAYVTPEDVKAVAMEVLRHRVILSYEAEAEEVTAETVVQKILDSVEVP; via the coding sequence ATGGATATTCAGGAACTTTCGGAAAAGGTGAAACAGCAGAGTTCTTTTTGCATGAACTTGCTGCGTGAAGTTGAAGATACGGTGATTGGTCAGAAGGCTATGGTCGAAAGCATTCTGACGGGTATTTTGGCAGATGGCCACGTGCTTTTGGAAGGCCTCCCGGGCTTGGCCAAGACGACTGCGGTGAAGGCTTTTGCCGATGCTGTTTCGCTCGACTTCAAGCGCATCCAGTTTACTCCTGATTTGCTGCCGGCAGATTTGCTCGGTACAACGATTTATAACGCCCGCGAAGCGAAGTTCGAAACGCGCAAGGGCCCGCTTTTTACGAACCTTGTACTTGCTGATGAAATTAACCGTGCTCCGTCGAAGGTGCAGAGTGCCTTGCTCGAAGCCATGCAGGAACGCCACATCACGATTGGCGACGAAACGTTCAAACTGGACGAACCGTTCTTGGTACTTGCCACGCAAAACCCGATTGAACAGGAAGGTACGTATCCGCTGCCGGAAGCTCAGGTGGACCGTTTCCTCTTGAAGGTGAAGGTTAGCTATCCGAATAAGGCTGACGAAATGAAGATTCTCGATGCGGTTTCGGGTGCGGGGCTGCGTCAGCCGAATGCGGTCGCGACGAAGGAAGATATCTTGAAGGCTCGTGAGCTTGTGAAGCAGGTTTATGTGGACGAACGTGTGCGCGAATACATCGTGAACTTGGTCTTGGCTACGCGTGATCCAGGTAGCTTCAAGCGTAGTGACTTGGTGGGCTTTGTGGAAGTTGGCGCTTCTCCGCGTGCTTCTATCGGTCTTGCACAGGCTTCGAAGGCTCATGCGTTTATCCAGGGCCGTGCCTACGTGACGCCGGAAGATGTGAAGGCTGTTGCGATGGAAGTGCTTCGCCACCGTGTGATTCTGAGCTACGAAGCTGAAGCGGAAGAAGTCACTGCCGAAACCGTCGTGCAGAAGATTTTGGACTCTGTTGAGGTGCCGTAA